A stretch of Nilaparvata lugens isolate BPH chromosome 12, ASM1435652v1, whole genome shotgun sequence DNA encodes these proteins:
- the LOC120353915 gene encoding uncharacterized protein LOC120353915 encodes MSPLNAIVTLVVTYFCLQSFYIIIQKWSTLSFNDKVTALETMNIALVVFFEAFEIIFITRYDRLLGDIMRGKLFGFKENLVNRSAKLAFFRSRKYLRNAENCVYDVNELNEINYGERLIADDWVLKRREGHDRDMTNNYGEVIGGYISDINPTGNNRNLTESHRNVIKYEGRDKNNKFGDKLIFERFSNEKYSPSIGYSVSLNRTDTGHVEGANSTEFDLNTKAERNEPNRIEFTSVNGSEYTRQTKPSEHEGEKFTMSSGEEYLRGKDDINNVNYGNSKHLSHIEDEFSRSVGDNSLQRLKNHVRGFHNFGETSSTPVNHLRFTDFLIYNHKRDKEVLEKRLCIIESLSTRIAEGVIYAAYLIKVLTFCAVCVPVVSIINYYFRDQNVANLQTSFMIYVPFTRSSLHDNIEQFIVVTLVQFAYLYLFFKLMLDLLTMVTLSYGSMRIEIDVLLDRVRDFDDRFCGSESTMVFEERSFRELYELMMKEKLKKIIEHHQMILRRVREFSDFVTYCSVYSNGIIILQLCISIFLIQSSEPSLKFKYSLACVSLVAVVAHYCEDGQMVEDKLGMIRDALYEISWHNLPVSIQKSLLLQLTRNTKPPTIGPLGIFIINRKNLSSIIRASYSYFNVLNHIK; translated from the exons ATGTCACCTCTGAACGCAATTGTCACACTGGTTGTAACCTACTTCTGCCTCCAATCGTTCTACATAATAATTCAGAAGTGGTCTACTCTAAGTTTCAATGATAAAGTGACAGCTTTGGAAACTATGAACATAGCTCTGGTCGTATTTTTCGAAGCTTTCGAGATAATTTTCATCACTCGTTACGACCGACTGCTGGGCGATATTATGCGCGGAAAACTCTTTGGTTTCAAGGAAAATCTTGTGAACAGAAGTGCAAAGTTAGCGTTTTTCCGAAGCCGGAAATATTTGAGGAATGCTGAGAATTGTGTGTATGATGTGAATGAGTTGAATGAGATTAATTATGGAGAGAGGTTGATTGCTGATGATTGGGTGTTGAAGAGGAGAGAGGGTCATGATAGAGATATGACGAATAATTATGGGGAAGTGATAGGTGGATATATAAGTGATATAAATCCAACAGGAAATAATAGAAATCTGACAGAAAGTCATAGGAATGTAATCAAATATGAAGGAAGGGACAAGAACAATAAATTTGGAGATAAACTGATATTTGAGAGATTCTCAAATGAGAAGTATTCTCCAAGCATAGGGTACAGTGTTAGTTTGAATAGAACTGACACTGGACATGTGGAAGGAGCGAACTCTACTGAATTCGATTTAAATACAAAGGCTGAACGAAATGAAcctaatagaatagaattcacAAGTGTCAATGGAAGTGAATATACAAGACAAACTAAGCCAAGTGAACATGAAGGAGAAAAATTCACGATGTCAAGTGGAGAGGAATATTTGAGAGGTAAAGACGATATCAATAATgtgaattatggaaattcaaaaCATCTTTCACATATTGAGGATGAATTCTCGAGATCCGTTGGTGATAACAGTCTGCAAAGACTCAAAAATCATGTTAGAGGGTTTCATAATTTTGGAGAAACATCCTCGACTCCAGTGAATCACTTGAGATTCACGGACTTCTTGATCTACAACCACAAGAGAGACAAGGAAGTTCTAGAAAAAAGGTTATGTATCATAGAATCGCTGTCAACTAGAATCGCTGAAGGCGTGATCTATGCTGCCTACCTCATAAAAGTGCTCACATTTTGTGCAGTCTGTGTACCAGTTGTAagcataatcaattattattttagagaTCAGAATGTAGCCAATTTGCAAACTTCATTCATGATCTACGTTCCGTTCACGAGAAGTTCCTTGCACGACAATATAGAACAGTTCATTGTCGTTACTTTAGTACAGTTTGCATACTTGTATCTATTTTTCAAGTTGATGCTGGATCTGTTGACGATGGTGACGTTGTCCTACGGGTCGATGCGAATCGAGATTGATGTGCTTTTGGACAGAGTGCGCGATTTTGATGACAGGTTCTGTGGCAGCGAATCAACAATGGTTTTTGAGGAACGAAGTTTCAGAGAATTGTATGAGCTGATGATGAAGGAAAAACTGAAGAAGATAATCGAGCATCATCAGATGATTTTGAG GAGAGTCCGTGAATTCAGTGATTTCGTAACGTATTGCTCGGTCTACAGTAATGGCATTATCATATTGCAGCTATGCATTTCTATTTTCTTGATCCAA aGCAGTGAACCCTCTTTGAAATTCAAGTACAGTCTGGCATGTGTATCGCTGGTGGCAGTAGTCGCTCATTACTGCGAGGATGGACAAATGGTTGAAGATAAG TTGGGAATGATACGAGATGCACTGTATGAGATATCGTGGCACAACCTGCCAGTGTCAATACAGAAATCACTGCTTTTACAACTCACAAGAAATACAAAACCACCCACTATAGGGCCTCTCGGAATCTtcattataaatagaaagaacCTTAGTTCG ATCATAAGAGCTTCATACTCCTACTTCAACGTTTTGAatcatatcaaataa